The Haliotis asinina isolate JCU_RB_2024 chromosome 16, JCU_Hal_asi_v2, whole genome shotgun sequence DNA segment TGTATCCCATGATAGATGCAGGTGCCTATCTTGTTGATGAGAGTTTCACTGCAAAGAAGGACGTCAGTGAGGTCATCAAGCGAGCTTTCCTTTCTGGTATGTTTGTAAAAAATACCATTGATACCATAGTAAAAGTACAGTGACACTCTGGAATTAAGATTTAGCTAAATACTATTGTAATGACTTGCACAAAATACAGATTGGACATAACCTACTTTATGTAGGACTAATGCTTGGTATACAATTTATTCCTGTGATAATTCTCTGAGCACAATATCTATTCCTATGACTGTCTCCCTGAGCACAATGTCTATTCCTGTGACATTTCCCTGAGCACAATGTCTATTCCTGTGATATTTCCCTGAGCACAATGTCTATCCCCATCACAGTCCCCCTGAGCACATTAATTAAAAATGAACTCAGTTTCTTTATTGGAATTTTATTTGGTTCCATCACAAAATACAAATCGTAATACTGTTTGAAGTGCACTGTGCTTTCAATTTTGCTCTTTATCAACTATCTGTCTGTATGGTTTATGATTGATATATGTGGCTGTATTACTAGTATATGTCTTCTCCATCAAAGATTGTCACTTGTTTGACTACTCCATCAAAGATTTATTGTCAACTCTATCATAATCTCATGTTTACTGTTTTGACAAGATGGACATTGTGTTTCAGGCGTGGAGAAGATTGTGGTGAAGACCCTGACACTGAGACAGGCCATGAAGGCGCAGGCCCTGGCTGACAGCTTCCCTGGGATCATCTACTTCACAGCGGGTGAGTGTTGTCAAGGGCCACACTACATTCATCTCAGGCCCTAAACAGGCATCAGAAAGATTCTGATGACATCTTAGAAGTTTAACTGGAACATGAATTATGAATGAAATTGAAGTGACGAAATTGATGATACCTCTTAACTTTTTCTCCTTATAATAGctggtttatttatttttttgtcaaaGATTTGGTTTGGTCATTGAAATCAAGTTTGACCATGATCTTACATGTACTCACAATGTATGTTTGGTTCAGTAAACATCTCTGACACTCAGAAGAAGAAAAGACTTAATCTAAACAATCTAAAAattccagagtgagtgagttgagttttacgtcactctgagcaatattccagttacatagtggcagtctgtaattaatcaaatctggaccagacaatccagtgatcaacagcatgagcatcaatctgtgcaaatgggaaccgatgacattgtcaaccaagtcagcaagcctgaccccccgatccctttagtcacctcttgtgacaagcattgtcgccttttatggccagcatgggttgctgaaggccatcATGGGTCCTTAAATGTTCCAACCGCAATTCATGCTAGGTAAGTTTGTGTTGAGCTTTAGGTATTTACAGATGTGTTCAATGCAGATGAATACATGTTTCTGTCATTTTAGAACACTGATCAAAGTAATCATAATAATTATTTTGAGTTAAAaaaatttttattgtgtatcCTTGGGAAAACTTAAAGAAAATTATATACATCTTAGAAAATTAGATTTAAAGAAATGTACAGCCAGTTGTATTTTTCAAAAAGGGGATTGATTTGGAGGGGTAGTTGATCATATGGTCATTAGTGAAATGATGTTTGTAAATACGTACAAGGCATCCACCCCAATAAAGAGAGATCATggaaaggggagacaactctacagCAACTACGCAACCTCCTGTCTCACCCTCAGTGTGTAGCCCTGGGTGAGATTGGGCTGGAAAAGATTGATACAGATACTCAGAGGGAGATATTCTCAGCACAGGTGAGACTGTCAGGCTGTGTGATGAGAGCAGTGTCTGTTGTGTGACAGGTGATGTAGTGTGTGACAGAGGGCATAGTGTTATGTGACAGCTGATGAAGTTTGTGACAGGTGATGTAGTGTTGTGTGATAAGTGATGTAGTGTTTTGTGACaagtgatgatgtagtgtagtGTGGCAGGTGATATAGTGTTGTGTGACAGTTTATGTAATCTTGCATCACATGTGTAGTGTACTCTAGTGTAGTGTGATAGGTGATGTAGTGTTGTGatagatgatgtagtgttgTTTGACAACTGATGTAGTGTTGTGTCATAGTTAATGTAGTGTACCATGATAAGTATGTAGTGTTGTGTGACAAGTGTTGGCTTGGGTGACAGGTGATACATCGTCATGACAGGCAGTGCAGTGTTGTGTAACAGGTAATGTAGCGTTATGTGATAGTTGATGTAAAGCTGAGGAAGGTGTTTTTGTGCTGAGTGACAAGTGATGTAGTGTTGTGTGACAGGTACGTGATGTAACCTTGTGTGACAAGTGATGTAGTGTTGTGTGGCATTTTGACTGGTAATATTGGCATATGACATGGACATGCCCCTGGCGTTGAGTGACAGGTGATGTAGTGTTGTGTGACATTTTGACAGGTGAAACTGGCATTTGACATGGGCGTGCCTCTGGCATTAAATGACATGTGATGTAGTGTTGTATGACATTTTCACAGGTGAAATTGGCGTGTGACATGGACATGCCCCTGGTGTTGTGCGACACAAGTAAGCTGGAAACAACACAGATGATCCTCTCAGAGTTCAAGGACAAACTACCGCCAGTTTGTATTAGTGGAGACAGACTCACATCGATAGTTCTGAAGGCATACTACGATATGGGTTTCTTCATCTCCTTGACAGGTAACATAACTCAGTGAAAGATACCACATCTCCTTGACATATAACTCACTTCTTACACAGGTAACACACATCTTTGACAGGTAACACACCTCCTTGACAGGTAACACACATCTTTGACAGGTAACACATCTCTTTGACAGGTAACATGTCTCCTTGACACGTAGTCTTGTCTCATTGTAAGTAGCCATTTGGTGTGTTCCTTTCTCCTTGAGCGAATGGATACATTTAACTTTACTGGACACAATCCCAGATAATGCTGTTTTACAGGTTCTTGAAAGGAAGTGTACCTAGTTTTGTCCCTTTAGCACCAAAGAGAGCTTTACTAGTTTGAAACTATTGCTTACACATAAAATTATGTAAGGGATTGCAGTAGCCAGTACAAGTAACATTGGTTAGCTTATGAATGTAAGAATAACTGAAACAAATTGAAGATTCTACATGAGATATACTTCACTTTTCTGCCTGATATGATAGCACCATGATATTGTTCACCCTCCCCGAGTGCCAACAATAACAGTGTGTCCCGTTTTAAGCTTCAGGAATTAAACACACTATTACCTGTTTAGCTGTTGGTTTACAGTGATCACTTTGTGACTATCTCTCCATAAAAAAACTATTATTCTGCTTTTTCTTCAGCTTTTAATTTATATGATATAATGTCCTCTATTTCAAGGATACGCCTGGACAAGCCCTTATAAGGGATGTCCAAGAGATTGGCTGAGTAGTGTATCACGTGATATAGAGACAACACGGCTACTCCTGGCTAGCGAGGCTCCTGGAAAGTTCCCAGACTTCATCAGCAACTATGCTGGTTCATCAAGATCTCACCATCAAGCAGTGTTCAAAGTTGATGGTTCAAACTTGTCAGAGGACGGTTCAAAGTTGACAATGAAGTATTGTTGTAAGCGGAATGAGCCACTCAGTGTACACAGCATCTTGGAGTTGGCATCAGGCAGAGTTCAGCGAACTCCAAAACACCTTGCAGAAATGGTCAGACAAAATACGTATACATTCTATAGATTTACTGAAAAGACTAACAGGAAGTTGATGAAATGTTCTGAAGAAACAGGTGATGAAGTGCAGGAAGTGACCTCTGAGGTTGTTGACCTCCAGTCAGACAGGAGGAAGATGTATGTGTTTCCAGGACTTCCATTCATCATTGGTATACTCGTGGTTGTCGTCTTGTTAACCTTCCAGTATGTTTGGAACTggacagtgtgagtgagtgagaagatGCAGTTATTACTGCTGTGTAGGGTATGTCAGCTACCTCACTCATTCTGAGTGTGTGCAGGCAGGCAGACGGGTTTGGGTGTGGGTGGATGGGGTTTAGGGTGTGTGGATGGTGTTTagggtgtgtgggtggtgtttTGGGTTTGTGGGTGGTGTTTagggtgtgtgggtggtgtttggggtgtgtgggtggtgttAAGCTAtagggtgtgtgagtgagtgagtaaattcaGTATATTGTAGGAATTAAAGCAATTCTGCCCAAAGACCTTGATGGCGGGGCCACCCCTGACACTTACACTTTTGACAGCTGAATCACTGTTGGTACATACAAACCATTGTCACACTTGAGCTGGTGTTCATTCATACAGATTGTTGACACAGCTGAACCGAAACAGTTCTCTATTCCCAAACATGTACATATCCAACGGTGAGGAAAGCCGGTTCAGTTCTTGTGGCAGAAAACATATCtgtatagagtgagtgagtaagtgagtttagccacactcagcaatgttgaTTAATGGGGATTGTTTAGACATTGTTGATTCATACAGATTGTTGAACCATTGTTGATTCATACagattgttgaaatattgttgattCATTCAGATTGTTGACACAGCTGAACCATTGTTGATTCATACTGACACATTTGAACCATTGCTGACTCACACAGGTTGTTTACACCCTTGAACCATTATTGAATCATACAAAATGTTGACACAGTTGAACCATCATTGATGTATAAAGATTGTTGACACAGTTGAACCATTGTTGATTCATTCAGACTGTTCACACACTTGGACCATTGTTGATTAATACAGATTGTTGAATCATTGTTGATTCATACAGACTGTTGACACAGCTGAACCATTGCTGATTCATAAAGATCTTAAACGCAGTTGAACCTTTGGTGGTTCATTCAGATGAAAATAACTCATGAACAATTTTCAAGAATGGCTTATGAGATAAGAGTTGATTGCCCTTGTGTGTTTGATTTTATAAATAAAATTTGTAAATGCCTGCAggtacataattcatatgataGCCTGCAGTGACTAAAGCCATACCTAATCAAGAGGGTGACATGTTGCTTGTGGGGTTGCCTGTATCTGGCAACTGTAGTGGAAACATGGCTGGCTTCTATGTTCACATTGGTAccttcctgcaaattctgataTTCGGGGTTAAAACTGGTCCCCAGACTTCCATGCTGATACAAAGAGGCGTCCAAGGGTGGGtggatcgttgctcatgttagtcacaggattgtctggtccagactcaattagtACATTTTGAAAGAGGCTTCCAATAACGaatacacccgtgaaggtcccggggtagaataggccttcagcaacccatgcttgccataaaagacgactcagcttgtcgtaagaggcgactaacgggatcgggtggtcaggctcgctgacttggttgacacatgtcatcggttcccaattgcgcagatcgatgctcatgttgttgatcactggattgtctggtccagactcgattatttacagaccgccgccatatagctgtagtattgctgagtgcggcgtaaaactaaactcactcactcacccaataaCGAATACAATATATGCTGGAATGGATAACAGGGAACAGCGGTTGTGAAGTCCCCGTATTTCCGACGCATATCAACACGCTTCGCCTTTATGTTTCCTCGACTCATTAGACgacatgaacaaacaaacagagtATTTACTTTGAAATCGAACTTAGAAAGGGTATACTTAtgcatattgatatttttattgtttcattgcAATTTACTGCGATGAAAGATGGTAAGAATATATACGTCTGGTTTTGAGATGTCACGTGGAACTCGTCTATGGTGAGGTATATTTTTAATCAATGTCATTCAGTAGGCAATATTATTCTTTCCGTTAGTCTTTATACCTTGATGGTCCGAATGCCTGCATTTAGTTATGTCTGTTTCAAAAACTTGCTTCAATCTAGTTGCACAGGTTTCTTAGGCGTGGTACCGTTTATTCATGTGAGCTTGGTTTAACTAAATAGCCAAGTCATATAGAATATTAACATATCCACCCATAAAGAAATTGTCACTTAACTGTGACATTCCAAAAGGACTATAAAATCTTCTTCTTGTGACCGAAACAGTTCTCTATTCCAAAACATTATGTACATATCCAACGGTGAGGAAAACCGGTTCAGTTCTTGTGACAGAAAACTATCtgtatagagtgagtgaggttagccACAcgcagcaatactccagctatgtataatcgagtctggaccagataatccagtgatcaacagcgtgagcatcgatctgcgcaattgggaaccgatgacatgtgcaaagtcagcgagcatgatcacccgatcccgttagtcgcctcttacgacaagcaaagtcaccttttacggcaagcatgggttgctgaaggcctattcgacccggaccttcatgggtctatcTGTATAGAAGGGAGATTATTAAAAATACTCCATACGTTTAAAATAGCATTAATTTCATTGGTGGTACTTTGGTTCGGTTGTATGAAATATTGCCTTTGCGAATTTTCTTTTCACTGTCCACAAAATGTCAGTATAGCGAGATGTTACAGGTCCAGAAATCAGCTTAACACCTCTGTTGCAGTTTGATCCGAAAAAAACACCTCTTTAAAGATAAAAACATAAACAGAGCTAATAAACCGAAACTATATTTGTCAACCATTCCTTTCTAACAACTGAAGTTCAAATGCAATTTACGTACTGATGTATATAAGCCCCTGTGACTACACTTCACCATGCCGATACAGAAATGGCTCCATCTTCCAGCACTCACTTAAAAAATCCTGAGCTGAAAATAGATACGTTTTCTCCTCAACTTCCTACAGTACAGGACTGACATCATCAGGGATATCAGGCAAGTACATAGCACCAACGCAgtggtttctttgtttgttcttaacgccgcacacagcaatgctccagcaacCTGACAGCGACCATGATCGGCTCAGCGTTGATCTAATTCAATGCAATAAAGCAGTTTGGTTCCATTTTCCTGATTTTGCacaattttcagaaagtaaaatCACAAGCATGAGCAGCCTTGGTATTCGATGTTCTGTTGGTCTGTCTCCCGGACTTCATTATCAGATGCATGTGACTCCATGCCGTAGTTACTTGCACGTGCAtgatgacaatcactggattgtctggtaatcGACACGACTGTTACTATCAGCCTCTGTACAGACAGAATGGACCAAAGCGGCATTAAACAAGTGATTGTACTTTCTTACAGGCTATTTGTTTTTGAATTAGTAGTATGTTTGCATTAAAAACATACAGaggaatttcactttaaacaaaaaaatacgaataaagtgaaatgaagattgcgaatcctcataattttaccgtgccaaatgaacatttaaatatcAGAATTCAGCTTATGGTAGAAGTTGGTTAACAGACGATCATAGTTCAAATCgctgttattggtttgtattacaattgGGAAAGTTGTAGTtggaaacaaatgcatgtgcggtacgtgatgagcgttaactcgACCAACCCCACCTGTTTTCGGTGTTTCCTTGAATGTGCATACCCCATGGAATACAAAACAACAACTAATGATCGTGTATTAAACAGCTTTTAGAAGCCGCAATCCTAAGGTATAGTTACATGCCAAAAGGTCATTTTCTCAGCACAAATGTATCTTTGGAATGCTATACTCCTAACCGTAAAgcaaaattaattatatttgaGAACCGaggagtatacatgtatataagagACATTTGGTGGAAAAATTCAAAGTTTAGAACAAACAGTAAATATTTGAATGGAAACTTTTTACCACGTATAGACAAATCTAGTGTGGATTATTAAAGCTCATTGTGTGAGAAAATACCAAACCAAGATATGTCGGAGTTAAAACATTGACCGACTTTCCCTGAAAACTCCACAGTTTCGATGCGTATAGATGGAGTGTGTATGGTCCGGTATTAAAGATACGCTGAACATTGTACTCAGTGGCTCAAATTATAATGCCTCCCACGTTTCTGGTTTCGTTCACTTAAGGAAAAGTTTGTGGATATATATGTGCGCCATGTCTAACTCACCAAGTTATTTGCAAAAGTGACATGTAATGTATGAAAAGCTAATATTTCattccttttaaaaaatatcatttgtatATTATACGACGTGCACCATACCAATGTATAATACTAATCTTAGTTGCCTTGTAAGAAATAGCATCAATTCACAAGTTGCTCGCCTTTTGCGCTTTGGTCAATTTTGGATGAGATTTCATAGTCATCCATTATCTCCTGAGACAGCCGAGACTGCCCTCAACCTTTGCATGCTATCGAAGGTCTCAAACTCCGGCAACAAAACCCATGTAGATGGCAGAGGAGTGTGATTTTCTCATGCATAACAATGTTAATAAATTTTGAGTGAATGAAATTGCCAGATCACCACCCCAAACAAATAACACCTTTAAAGAATGTATTAAGCTCCAAACAATGACAGAAATGTTATCGAAGACGAACTTCATGTACTCCTTATATAGgtgtaaatgtttttctgatttatggTTAACatatatttagaaatatttcactgaTTTTGATCCAGATGCCAATCATATtaacattatgaaaacaaaacaaacgacacaGTATTTTCCTGTATTATGTATTTCCATTAGAAATGTTCCTTACACAGCATGTGCACTAAACTGTCAATATCAGATGCAAATGGTTGTATGATGGGCCTGTGGTCTTTTACTGAttaaacctgtctgtctgtccaaaCAATAATACcgatgcgacgtaaaactgaacaGTTAGTACTATAGAGCATACAGTAGAGAAATCAACGAAGTGTCGTATAAGTGCGGAAGAAATAGAGTTATCTACCCCTGGCTTCTGTCGCAACAAATACTCCCCACCTGGATAATATTATATGTTATCACCTGGTATAGTCGAACTCTAGTAGTGTTTGAACACGATATAAGGACTGTGTCAAATTGTCAGTTTTGAAGATATGAATGATCCATAAGTAAAggatttgtttactttgatttttAGCGTAGATCTAATCGTCTTATGTCCGAGACGGAAGTGAGGTTGATCATTGACATTGATGTGTCACAATCGACAGGTAATGCCGAAATTAGACAGAAATTCAGAATGTCACAATCATTTAGACATCACTTGAACATCACTTGAACATCACTACCTACAAAGTAGACTGCTCTCTTCGTCAAACAATTTCATCTGGCCATGGCGGACACCATATCTAAAGTTCCCAGAAGCTCAACAGATAACATTTTCAGCACTCACCAGAAGTTTTATGTCCGTAAGTTATCGAAATGTTGGTAATAGTTTCAGTATGCGAAACAGCCACTGACTCGGTAGCTCGCGGCTAGTAAAAGTCCAACCGGGCCAtaaaatctccacagtcactggatcGACCGCCTAGTGCACTTTTATGGGATCGTTTCGTAAATCTATCACTCTCCTAGGCTTATTAAGTTACAATACATTTTTAATCAATGCAAGATTgatctgataaaaatgtttatgGTATAAGCATCTTAATGGTGAAACCCGTTTCTGCATTCAtatttcgggctagtgaattatgttgtgaGCTGGTAACTCTAAGGCATAGCTAGCCTCGCACACTGAATGGTTTGAGAGTCTTTCAGATTTGAACAACACGTCTATCTGTAAACATTCTTCTATGATGTCAACATCTGCATGACATCTTTTATgtacattgattttgtacatgacatgccagggggtcacttactttgtacagaAATTTTAGGGAGGTCACTCACATTGTGCCTGATTCTCCattaaatcatcatcacccccctAGCCATGAGTTATGAACTGCCCCTTAAAGGAAGTCATTTTAGGTGAAAATTtactaaataaaaaaaatttaatAAGATTTCAAAGCTCATTCTCCATTGTTTAACAGAGCTTAACAAGTATCTAATCAGGTACTTATCAGGTACTTTCTTGTTTTTTGCTCAGAGCCATAACCAGATAGCAGTTAGATTTAACTACACCATTGTGGGTACAGTTGTTGAGAATGCTGTAAATTTGCCCAAAGTACTGGGCCTATGTTCGTCAACCAGCTGTGAATGGGCACCTTGTAAGGAGGGGAAATCCTCATTAACTCAGTGCGCCTAGTGGCTCCAACAGTTGTATGaaccccagggagttgagattagTACTACAGAGGGAAAATCTCTTTGTGAAGTGGACACCGGCCTGTGTCAGATTACATGACCCTTGGTAATCCTGCTGTAGTTGTATATTGTTGATTAATCCTAGTACAATGCCTGTATTGGACTATTTCTGCTGACTTCAGTGAATATTGACAAGTCTGTGAGCCCCCAGTACCTCAAGGAGTACATGTGTCTAGATCCCAGCATCCAGGtgtacatacatgtagacaAGCATGGCAAGTCCAAGGAATGTGGAGAAGTGGTGGTGCCCAAGACCCTCACAAAAGAGGTGTTACAGATGgacagaatgtaagtgaatgtTGAATCACCTCCAActtgttttgaaaattaatttgCATTCAAATATACTGACTTTATTAGATAATGTTGGATGGGAGGAAAAGTGTGATAGAAGCATTTTCCTTGTTTGTATTTACCACAAATAATGTAAAAAATTGTTGAACTGAAACACTGAGGCAAGTGGAACTGTTTACCTGGCAACATATTCAGATAACTCTCTGAAGAACCAAAAACAATTCTGGAAACTGTTTCTGCTCCAGTTTTTTTCTCCAGTCAATTACTATAACATGTATAtcgaaaaacaacataaaaggACAGGAATGAGTCTTTAAGACATGCTCAACATAATGCACACAAATTATCGCACATTCACTACATGTCTTGAACTTGTTGTAAGGTATCTATCTTCTTCAGGTTACTCAAGGGAAAGGAGTTATCAGTCCAAAAGCCAGAGAATATGCAGAGAGTCATCACATCAAAATGGATAAAGAATGAGGAAGGGACAGTGTTTTGTCGTTCTGAATGTGTTGAGTCCGTGGTCGCAATGTCAAAACAGAAGAGAGAGTTAATGTACCCCATGATAGATGCAGGTGCTTATCTTGTTGATGAGGGTTTCACTGCAAAGAAGGACGTCAGTGAGGTCATCAAACGAGCTTTCCTATCTGGTATGTTTGTTAAAATATAGTAGACACCATTGTAGAAATGCTGACATTTTTTATTGAAGATTTATCTGGGGACTATAGTAACCCCCAGAAACTTCAATGGACATGTTCTTCTTAATGTTGAGCTCTCTAAATACTCTGTTTACTCCTAATAGTCTCCTAAAGcacaatgtttattcctaataGTCTCCTTAAGcacaatgtttattcctaataGTCTCCTTAAGcacaatgtttattcctaataGTCTCCTTAAGCacagtgtttattcctaataGTCTCCTTAAGCACAATGTTTATTCCTATTATGGTCTCTCTGAATTATTATTGCTCACTCTTGTGGTGACCTCTGTATATCAgtttttgtaaaacaaaaagtTACTAGGATTTCAGGAAGGGATGCCACAATACATCGATACATCAATACCTTTTTAAAGACAATACAGTTATCGATATATTCAAAACCGTACCAATAGTTAGTTTTAAAAGTAttgattttaaatgtttttatgtATCATTTACATTTGGGAATTGGATCATGTTTTTTGATGTTATGAGAGTTataactgatttttttttcatgcatGTTGGAAATTAGAACTTTTCAATCTCTGAGAATCAAAATTCATaatattaatgttcaaaatgtaattCAGATTACATAAGAATACTGTGAAAAAAGGTATCATGATACACTTTGAATAGTGACATGagtattgtgatatgtgtcGATTCGTGAAACTTATGTATTGTGACATTCCTAATTTTTTAGTgtaatgtttttgtgattttttgttAAATTTGCTAAATGGCTTCATTTGACTGCAATCGCCAGCAcctgaagggatggtataaatccatcAAGGGTACTGGTACTTGTAGGTAGCCTAGGTACTGGAAGTCCCCAGGGTCCttattatggtgatctaccataattgcagttgttggcgatctttagctgtgttttatattgttttgtcttctGTAATTAAGATGTGTTAGCTTTATTCTCATATTTGCTATGCTAGTCAACAGGTTTTACTCTTCAGAACGTTTTCATTGTTATTGTAAAAATT contains these protein-coding regions:
- the LOC137268227 gene encoding 3'-5' ssDNA/RNA exonuclease TatD-like, with protein sequence MMNTSNETRSSAEDIFNTQERFYVLNIEKSVSPQYLKEYMCLDPSIQVYIHVDKHGKSKECGEVVVPKTLTKEVLQMDGMLLNGKELSVRKPENMQKVITSKWRKNEEGTVFCRSECVESVVAMSTKRTEFMYPMIDAGAYLVDESFTAKKDVSEVIKRAFLSGVEKIVVKTLTLRQAMKAQALADSFPGIIYFTAGIHPNKERSWKGETTLQQLRNLLSHPQCVALGEIGLEKIDTDTQREIFSAQVKLACDMDMPLVLCDTSKLETTQMILSEFKDKLPPVCISGDRLTSIVLKAYYDMGFFISLTGYAWTSPYKGCPRDWLSSVSRDIETTRLLLASEAPGKFPDFISNYAGSSRSHHQAVFKVDGSNLSEDGSKLTMKYCCKRNEPLSVHSILELASGRVQRTPKHLAEMVRQNTYTFYRFTEKTNRKLMKCSEETGDEVQEVTSEVVDLQSDRRKMYVFPGLPFIIGILVVVVLLTFQYVWNWTV